In a genomic window of Mycolicibacter heraklionensis:
- a CDS encoding ATP-binding protein, translating to MLIVLGGLAGRESEVRAISDFLACIADGPAGLMLEGEPGIGKTSLLVDATDQALARGFQVLAARGSPAEVSYAYSAVADLLSDVDDAALAQLPDIHRLALGRAQLGDVAAGPVTDERVVATAFLSVIERLSAQEPVLLAVDDAQWLDRSSTAVISYAARRLSGRAGMLATVRIGEPDSLDMQSRLQFRRPEALTRLRIRPLPLGGLHALIAARLGHTLPRPTITRIHDISGGNPFFALELAARTVTGESDAIVDLPDTLSALVRGRIGDADDEESTVLLAAASTAAPTVELIAQGAGLTEARVVELLDSAASRAIVGLDGNRVRFTHPLFATGVYTGATPARRRAMHRRLADVIDQPEIKARHLALSATSGDQLTLSALDAAAESTSARGAPAVAAELIELAIKLGGDTPQRRIRAGELQFRAGSLVAARRHLQTSLQDTPPGVLRSMALMWLGAVRGYDDDTVGSAETMAAAADEAGDNAALRLLCLLRMILPLAMLDRLGDAVARAQEAVALADQLGVPNLRSQALSILVFAKFARGLGEDREALRLALELEDPHGGATTWFRASGVAAMMPAYRGDLDLALTRMRALQQQLRVGGTEVDILWAAVRISMIALWAGRYPEADAAARDAVERAEQMDARLALVTAWTVQAAVAAYTGREVEARDAVAAAIATSGRIGAPLLAKEPSLILGFLEVSLENYPAALAVLQPLLDGFRTAPSCGIQGGGYLPDAIEALAALGHLDDAEHLIETLEEHGTAHDWPWTLAVAARGRAQVLAARGELPAALEALDRAMTHHARLPMPFERARTQLLLGTVQRRRRRHPGATASLREALQTFEQLGAPLWAARAKAELRRIDQAQGDSTTLTASEQRVAALAADGMSNKQIAAQLFISAKTVEMNLSRIYRKLGIRSRAGLSAALASVRDAD from the coding sequence ATGTTGATCGTGTTGGGAGGGTTGGCGGGGAGGGAATCCGAAGTCCGCGCGATATCGGATTTTCTTGCGTGCATTGCGGACGGCCCAGCGGGGTTGATGCTGGAGGGTGAGCCCGGCATCGGAAAGACGTCCTTACTGGTTGACGCCACCGACCAAGCTCTGGCACGAGGGTTTCAGGTGTTGGCGGCACGCGGTTCGCCTGCCGAAGTCAGCTATGCGTATTCCGCGGTGGCTGATCTGTTGAGCGATGTCGACGACGCGGCGTTGGCTCAGTTGCCCGACATACATCGCCTGGCCCTGGGTCGCGCGCAGCTGGGCGATGTCGCCGCCGGCCCGGTTACCGACGAACGCGTGGTCGCAACGGCCTTCTTGTCGGTGATCGAGCGCCTCAGCGCCCAGGAGCCCGTCTTGCTGGCAGTCGATGATGCGCAATGGCTGGATCGCTCCAGCACGGCGGTGATCAGCTATGCCGCCCGCCGACTCAGCGGACGAGCCGGAATGCTGGCCACGGTCCGCATCGGGGAACCGGACTCGCTCGATATGCAGTCGCGGCTGCAGTTCCGCCGGCCGGAGGCCCTCACCCGGCTGCGCATCCGACCGCTGCCCCTGGGCGGTCTGCACGCGCTGATCGCCGCGCGGTTGGGGCATACCCTGCCGCGCCCGACGATCACCCGGATCCATGACATCTCCGGCGGCAACCCGTTCTTCGCCCTCGAACTGGCGGCCCGCACGGTGACCGGCGAATCCGATGCCATCGTCGATCTGCCGGACACGTTGTCGGCGTTGGTGCGTGGCCGGATCGGGGACGCCGACGACGAGGAGTCCACGGTATTGCTGGCAGCGGCGTCCACGGCGGCGCCGACCGTCGAACTGATCGCCCAAGGCGCCGGCTTGACCGAGGCCCGCGTCGTCGAGTTGCTGGACTCGGCGGCAAGCCGCGCCATCGTCGGTCTTGACGGGAACCGGGTGCGGTTCACCCATCCGCTGTTCGCCACCGGCGTCTACACCGGCGCCACGCCCGCGCGCCGGCGGGCCATGCACCGCCGGCTCGCCGACGTCATCGATCAGCCCGAGATCAAAGCACGCCATCTGGCCCTGTCCGCGACCAGTGGCGACCAGCTCACCCTCTCGGCGCTCGACGCGGCCGCCGAATCCACATCCGCGCGCGGCGCACCGGCCGTCGCCGCCGAATTGATCGAGCTGGCAATCAAATTGGGCGGCGACACCCCGCAGCGACGCATCCGCGCCGGGGAGCTGCAGTTCCGCGCGGGATCGCTGGTTGCCGCACGCCGGCATCTGCAGACGAGCTTGCAGGACACGCCCCCGGGGGTGCTGCGGTCGATGGCGTTGATGTGGTTGGGCGCGGTGCGGGGGTACGACGACGACACAGTGGGTTCCGCCGAGACGATGGCCGCGGCGGCCGATGAGGCCGGCGACAACGCGGCGTTGCGGCTGCTGTGCCTGCTGCGGATGATTCTGCCGCTGGCCATGCTCGACCGTCTCGGCGATGCCGTCGCGCGTGCGCAGGAGGCCGTCGCCCTCGCCGACCAGCTCGGCGTGCCGAACCTGCGGAGCCAGGCGCTGTCGATCTTGGTTTTCGCCAAGTTCGCCCGCGGACTCGGTGAGGACCGCGAAGCCCTGCGGCTTGCGCTGGAGCTGGAGGATCCACACGGTGGCGCCACCACCTGGTTTCGGGCCAGTGGCGTGGCGGCGATGATGCCCGCCTACCGCGGTGACCTCGACCTCGCGCTGACTCGGATGCGGGCGTTACAGCAGCAGCTGCGCGTTGGCGGCACCGAGGTGGACATCCTCTGGGCGGCCGTTCGGATATCGATGATCGCGCTGTGGGCGGGCCGCTATCCGGAGGCCGATGCTGCGGCACGGGACGCGGTGGAGCGCGCCGAGCAGATGGACGCGCGGCTGGCGTTGGTCACCGCCTGGACGGTCCAGGCCGCGGTTGCGGCATACACCGGCCGCGAAGTCGAAGCGCGCGACGCGGTGGCGGCCGCGATCGCTACCTCCGGTCGGATCGGCGCCCCGCTGTTGGCCAAAGAGCCCAGCCTGATCCTGGGCTTCCTCGAGGTCTCACTCGAGAACTATCCGGCGGCGCTGGCGGTGCTGCAGCCCCTGCTCGACGGATTCCGCACCGCCCCCAGCTGCGGCATTCAGGGTGGCGGATATCTCCCCGACGCCATCGAAGCGCTGGCCGCTCTGGGCCACCTCGACGACGCCGAGCACCTGATCGAGACGCTCGAGGAGCACGGCACTGCCCATGATTGGCCTTGGACGCTCGCCGTGGCTGCACGCGGACGCGCCCAGGTGTTAGCGGCCCGCGGCGAGTTGCCGGCCGCGCTCGAGGCCCTCGATCGGGCGATGACGCATCATGCGCGGCTGCCGATGCCCTTCGAGCGGGCCCGCACCCAGCTGCTGCTGGGCACGGTGCAGCGCCGACGACGCCGCCACCCAGGCGCCACGGCGAGTCTGCGTGAGGCGCTGCAGACTTTTGAACAGCTCGGCGCCCCGTTGTGGGCGGCGCGAGCAAAAGCCGAATTGCGCCGCATCGATCAGGCCCAGGGCGACAGCACAACCTTGACGGCCTCCGAGCAGCGGGTGGCGGCGCTCGCGGCGGACGGCATGTCCAACAAGCAGATCGCCGCGCAGCTGTTCATCTCGGCCAAGACCGTCGAAATGAATCTGAGCCGGATCTACCGCAAACTGGGCATCCGCTCGCGTGCCGGGTTGTCCGCGGCCCTGGCGTCAGTCCGCGACGCGGACTGA
- a CDS encoding helix-turn-helix transcriptional regulator, with translation MRSVGADRKAETAVLTAFLERTLSEPGVLLLEGEAGIGKSTLLWETAETAAERGCAVLSASGAPAEVSYAYAAVADLLAAIDVPEELPEVQRAALGQVLLGGGDGPAGNERMVATAFLAVIRALGSEAPVLLCIDDVQWLDASSQAVIGYAARRLPGRAGLLLAVRTDSADTVDMSWLSVARPDKVARLPVLPLSLGGVHTLVSARLGHTLPRPAITRIHEISGGNPFFALELARFIAEAPDQADVQLPDSLAALVRDRIGQPDEDVAAVLLAAACAARPTVQRVGLATDLNPDRVVELIESTQARRVAQIDGGRIRFHHPLFATGVCSAAGASARRAMHRRYSEFVHEPELKARHMALAATTHDPDAVEALDVAVEFTRTRGAPAVAAELIELAIKLGDDTPSRRIRAAEQHFRSGAVAAARTHLQSILDGAESSSELRCTALIAIAALTGYEGSLVVAADLLTQAIDQAADNPLLQLQARLLMVPVARVIGNAKDAVELANTAVAQADQIGIAGLRSQALTIQAVVRFWFGQGLDPDALRLAVDSEDPAGVPAAMYRAGVVAPVIRSWAGELDDAPGQIRALRQRLAEGGTETDILWMDDYAAMVELWLGHYAEAGVIADEAVQRAELMGTKMVLVCAWARQAWVAAYAGRVDDARSIARAAMDAARVIGDAMHTSSATAACAFLEVSLGDHAAAIKLLEPLLASFDPEHGTEIVVGSHLPDAVEALTAFGRLDEAEPLVAALERNGTRLDRPWMLATGARGRSHLLAARGELDAAELAAEQAMVHHERLPMPFEKARTQLLLGQVQRRRRRRQASEATLRAALETFESLGAPLWVQRARAELARLISSAPGGGLTPAEHRVAELASAGLSNKQIAAELFIAPKTVETTLSSVYRKLGIRSRGGLFAALNPG, from the coding sequence ATGCGTTCTGTGGGGGCGGACCGAAAGGCGGAGACAGCAGTTCTGACCGCCTTTCTTGAGCGCACGCTGTCCGAGCCGGGGGTGCTTCTGCTCGAAGGTGAAGCCGGTATCGGGAAGTCCACCCTGCTGTGGGAGACAGCGGAGACCGCAGCCGAGCGTGGTTGCGCGGTGCTCTCCGCGTCGGGCGCACCGGCCGAGGTCAGCTACGCCTATGCCGCGGTGGCCGATCTGCTGGCCGCCATCGATGTGCCGGAGGAGTTGCCGGAGGTCCAACGAGCGGCGCTGGGGCAGGTGTTGCTCGGTGGGGGCGACGGGCCGGCAGGCAACGAGCGGATGGTGGCCACCGCGTTTCTGGCGGTGATCCGCGCGTTGGGTTCGGAAGCACCGGTGTTGCTCTGCATCGACGACGTCCAGTGGTTGGACGCCTCCAGTCAGGCGGTGATCGGGTATGCCGCCCGACGGCTGCCCGGGCGGGCCGGGCTGCTGCTCGCGGTGCGGACCGACTCGGCGGACACCGTCGACATGAGTTGGCTGAGTGTTGCCCGCCCTGACAAGGTGGCACGTCTGCCGGTACTTCCGTTGAGTCTGGGCGGTGTGCACACTCTGGTGTCGGCGCGGCTGGGTCACACCTTGCCACGCCCGGCGATCACGCGGATTCACGAAATATCGGGCGGTAACCCGTTTTTCGCCCTGGAACTGGCACGGTTCATCGCCGAGGCGCCGGACCAGGCCGACGTGCAACTGCCCGACAGTCTGGCGGCCCTGGTGCGTGACCGCATAGGGCAGCCCGACGAGGATGTCGCGGCGGTGTTGTTGGCCGCCGCCTGCGCTGCGCGGCCGACCGTGCAGCGAGTGGGCCTGGCCACCGATCTCAACCCAGATCGGGTCGTCGAACTGATCGAATCCACTCAGGCACGACGGGTGGCCCAGATCGACGGCGGCCGGATCCGATTTCACCATCCACTGTTCGCCACGGGTGTCTGTAGTGCAGCCGGGGCGTCGGCGCGCCGCGCCATGCATCGTCGGTACAGCGAATTCGTACACGAGCCCGAGCTCAAGGCGCGGCACATGGCGTTGGCGGCGACCACCCACGATCCGGACGCCGTGGAGGCGCTCGACGTGGCCGTTGAGTTCACCCGAACACGCGGTGCCCCAGCGGTTGCCGCCGAACTGATCGAATTGGCCATCAAACTCGGCGACGACACGCCGTCGCGGCGAATCCGGGCCGCTGAACAACACTTTCGTTCTGGAGCCGTCGCGGCGGCGCGCACCCACCTGCAGTCGATCCTGGACGGGGCAGAGTCTTCGAGCGAGTTGCGCTGTACGGCGTTGATTGCGATAGCCGCCCTCACCGGTTACGAAGGCAGCTTGGTGGTGGCCGCGGATCTGTTGACTCAGGCTATCGACCAAGCTGCCGACAATCCCCTGCTGCAGCTTCAAGCCCGACTGCTGATGGTGCCGGTGGCGAGGGTGATCGGCAACGCCAAGGATGCCGTTGAACTCGCGAATACCGCTGTGGCGCAAGCTGATCAGATCGGCATCGCCGGATTGCGCAGCCAGGCATTGACGATTCAGGCCGTGGTGCGCTTCTGGTTCGGGCAGGGACTGGATCCGGACGCCCTGCGGCTGGCGGTGGATTCCGAGGACCCTGCCGGCGTTCCGGCGGCGATGTACCGCGCCGGCGTCGTCGCGCCGGTAATTCGTTCCTGGGCTGGGGAACTCGACGACGCTCCCGGGCAGATTCGCGCTCTGCGGCAGCGGCTTGCCGAAGGCGGGACCGAGACCGACATCCTCTGGATGGACGACTACGCCGCGATGGTCGAACTGTGGCTGGGTCACTATGCCGAGGCGGGAGTCATTGCTGACGAGGCCGTGCAGCGCGCCGAGCTAATGGGCACCAAGATGGTGCTGGTCTGCGCGTGGGCACGTCAGGCATGGGTGGCCGCCTACGCCGGGCGTGTCGATGACGCCCGCTCGATTGCGCGCGCGGCTATGGACGCGGCCCGCGTCATCGGCGACGCGATGCACACGTCGTCGGCGACGGCGGCGTGCGCGTTTCTCGAGGTGTCGCTCGGCGATCACGCTGCCGCGATCAAACTGCTGGAGCCGCTGCTGGCCTCGTTCGATCCCGAGCACGGCACCGAGATCGTTGTCGGATCCCACCTGCCTGACGCCGTGGAGGCGCTGACCGCGTTCGGGCGGCTGGATGAGGCCGAGCCGCTGGTCGCGGCGCTGGAGCGTAACGGAACCCGCCTCGATCGACCATGGATGCTGGCAACGGGTGCCCGCGGCCGCAGTCATCTGTTGGCCGCGCGCGGTGAGCTCGATGCCGCTGAACTGGCCGCTGAGCAGGCGATGGTTCACCATGAACGGCTGCCGATGCCGTTCGAGAAGGCGCGGACTCAGCTGTTGTTGGGGCAGGTGCAGCGTCGGCGCCGGCGCCGGCAGGCCTCGGAGGCGACTCTGCGCGCGGCGCTGGAGACCTTCGAGTCGTTGGGGGCGCCGTTATGGGTGCAGCGCGCCCGGGCCGAGTTGGCGCGGCTGATCAGTTCGGCTCCGGGTGGTGGACTGACGCCCGCTGAGCATCGTGTCGCGGAGCTGGCCTCAGCCGGACTGTCCAACAAGCAGATCGCCGCCGAGTTGTTCATCGCGCCCAAGACGGTGGAGACGACTCTGAGCAGCGTGTACCGCAAGCTCGGCATCCGGTCCCGGGGCGGCCTGTTCGCGGCACTCAACCCCGGGTGA
- a CDS encoding phage holin family protein, translating into MGPFLLRAALTGLALWIVTQIVPGVEIVGGDTTLQRVGIIFVIALIFGLVNAFIKPVVQLLSIPLYIVTLGLFHIVVNALMLWITAWITDKTAKHWGLYIADFWWDAIWAAIVLSLVGWVLSLVLRDAGRIAR; encoded by the coding sequence ATGGGACCATTCCTGCTTCGCGCCGCACTGACCGGACTCGCCTTGTGGATCGTCACCCAGATCGTTCCTGGGGTCGAGATCGTCGGCGGCGACACCACGCTGCAACGGGTGGGCATCATCTTCGTCATCGCCTTGATCTTCGGGCTGGTGAACGCCTTCATCAAACCGGTGGTGCAGCTGCTGTCGATACCGCTGTACATCGTCACCCTCGGCCTGTTCCACATCGTGGTCAATGCACTGATGCTGTGGATCACCGCGTGGATCACCGACAAGACCGCCAAGCACTGGGGTCTCTACATCGCCGATTTCTGGTGGGACGCCATCTGGGCCGCGATCGTGCTCTCGCTGGTGGGCTGGGTGTTGTCGCTGGTGCTGCGCGACGCCGGTCGCATCGCCAGGTAA
- a CDS encoding AAA family ATPase translates to MARNSESAAVRDFLERALGEPTILVVEGEAGIGKSTILSDATQAASARGFRVLSASGAPAEVSYAYAAVADLLAFVDGPVLAELPEAQRAALEHVLLGGSDGPAGNERMVASAFLAVIRRLSSDRPVLLCIDDTQWLDASSRAVIGFAARRLTGCTGLIVAVRTGVADSVDMSWLSASRPDMITHLPVAPLPLGGVHALVSARLGHALPRPVITRIYEISGGNPFFALELARFIAEDPARAAGGLPDTLAALVHDHIADLDEEVGAVLLAAACAASPTVQRVGKAVGITPERVVEVVESGQAGGVAEVDGDRVRFRHPLFASGVYSSAGPAARRVIHRRLAGIVEEPELTARHLALAATTSDPDTLAALDAGVEATVARGAPAVAAELLELAIKLGDDTPLRRMRAAEQHFRSGAVAPARAHLQSTLDALPEPSGLRCMALIALAAVTGYDSSLSTAADLLTQAVDQAADNPVLQLRARLLLVPIVALTRNLKESVGQARITVAQAEQLGIPALHSQALTTQAIVRFMHGLGVDEAALELARDLEDPASSAAVGYHASAAAPVIRSWTGDLDEAQKQIGAVQQRVLATGTEIDILWVADHATMNELWLGRYTEARAIADETVRRAEQMGAKMVLVFAWARQAAVAAHTGCVNDARSAAHSAIDMARAVGDVMNAASATATLGFLEVSLGDFAAAVTVLEPLLAAFDPDHDTEITIGGYLPDAIEALTALGRLDQAEPLVAALECNGVRHDRPWMLAVGARGRAHLLAARGELEAAEKAAEDALAHHDRLPMPFELARSQLVLGALQRRRRRKQAAEATLREALDTFERIGAPLWADRTRAEVARLAGPVGAGAGLTAAERRVAELAAVGLSNKQIAAELFIAAKTVEMNLSSVYRKLGIRSRAGLSAALSPG, encoded by the coding sequence GTGGCTCGCAACTCGGAGTCGGCGGCGGTGCGCGACTTCCTGGAGCGTGCGTTGGGCGAACCCACCATCCTGGTGGTCGAGGGTGAAGCGGGTATCGGCAAGTCCACCATCCTGTCGGACGCCACCCAGGCCGCATCGGCACGCGGGTTCCGGGTGCTCTCCGCTTCGGGGGCCCCAGCCGAGGTCAGCTATGCCTACGCCGCGGTGGCTGATCTGTTGGCCTTCGTCGACGGCCCGGTGTTGGCTGAACTGCCTGAGGCGCAGCGCGCCGCGCTTGAGCACGTTCTGCTTGGTGGCAGCGACGGGCCCGCCGGCAACGAGCGGATGGTGGCCTCCGCGTTCCTGGCCGTGATCCGCCGGTTGAGTTCGGACAGGCCGGTCTTGCTCTGCATCGACGACACTCAGTGGTTGGACGCCTCCAGTCGGGCGGTGATCGGGTTCGCGGCACGACGGCTCACCGGCTGCACCGGGCTGATTGTCGCCGTTCGGACCGGTGTGGCGGACTCCGTCGACATGAGCTGGCTGAGCGCTTCGCGCCCCGACATGATCACGCATCTACCGGTAGCTCCGCTGCCCCTGGGCGGCGTGCACGCTCTGGTGTCGGCACGGCTGGGTCACGCCTTGCCGCGCCCGGTGATCACTCGGATTTACGAAATATCTGGTGGCAACCCGTTTTTCGCACTCGAGCTGGCGCGGTTCATCGCCGAGGACCCGGCCCGGGCGGCGGGTGGTCTGCCCGACACGCTCGCCGCGCTGGTGCACGACCACATCGCTGACCTCGACGAGGAGGTCGGCGCGGTGCTGCTGGCCGCCGCGTGTGCCGCGTCGCCGACCGTGCAGCGGGTCGGTAAGGCCGTCGGTATCACGCCCGAGCGGGTGGTGGAGGTGGTCGAATCCGGACAGGCCGGCGGGGTGGCCGAGGTCGACGGTGACCGAGTCCGGTTCCGCCATCCGTTGTTCGCCTCCGGTGTCTACAGTTCGGCCGGACCGGCTGCGCGCCGGGTGATACATCGGCGACTGGCTGGCATCGTTGAGGAACCCGAGCTGACGGCCCGGCATCTGGCGTTGGCGGCGACCACCAGTGATCCGGACACCCTGGCAGCCCTTGATGCCGGGGTCGAGGCCACCGTGGCGCGCGGCGCACCGGCGGTGGCTGCCGAGTTGTTGGAGCTGGCCATCAAACTCGGCGACGACACTCCCCTTCGGCGGATGCGGGCCGCCGAACAGCACTTCCGTTCCGGTGCGGTCGCACCGGCACGCGCCCACCTGCAATCGACGTTGGATGCTTTGCCGGAGCCGAGCGGGTTGCGCTGCATGGCGTTGATCGCCCTGGCTGCCGTCACCGGCTACGACAGCAGTTTGTCGACCGCAGCGGATTTGCTGACCCAGGCCGTCGACCAAGCCGCCGATAACCCGGTGCTGCAGCTTCGCGCCAGATTGCTCCTGGTGCCGATCGTTGCGTTGACACGAAATCTGAAGGAATCCGTTGGCCAGGCCCGCATCACCGTGGCCCAAGCCGAGCAGCTTGGCATTCCCGCCCTGCACAGCCAGGCGTTGACGACGCAGGCGATTGTCCGCTTCATGCACGGCCTCGGAGTGGACGAGGCAGCTCTGGAGCTGGCGCGGGATCTGGAAGATCCGGCCAGCAGTGCGGCAGTGGGCTACCACGCCAGCGCCGCCGCACCGGTGATTCGCTCCTGGACGGGGGACCTGGACGAGGCGCAGAAGCAGATCGGTGCCGTCCAGCAGCGGGTCCTCGCGACCGGGACCGAGATCGACATCCTCTGGGTCGCCGATCACGCCACCATGAATGAGCTGTGGTTGGGCCGTTACACCGAAGCGAGGGCTATCGCCGATGAGACCGTGCGGCGCGCCGAGCAGATGGGCGCCAAGATGGTGCTGGTGTTCGCGTGGGCCCGTCAGGCTGCCGTGGCCGCCCATACCGGATGCGTCAACGATGCTCGCTCGGCCGCGCATTCGGCGATCGATATGGCCCGTGCCGTCGGAGATGTGATGAACGCGGCTTCGGCGACGGCGACCCTGGGATTTCTTGAGGTGTCATTGGGTGATTTCGCAGCAGCGGTCACGGTGTTGGAGCCGCTGTTGGCCGCGTTCGACCCGGACCATGACACCGAGATCACGATCGGGGGCTATCTTCCCGATGCGATCGAGGCGTTGACCGCGTTGGGGCGCCTCGATCAGGCCGAACCGCTGGTCGCCGCCCTGGAATGTAACGGCGTTCGCCACGACCGGCCGTGGATGTTGGCCGTCGGCGCCCGGGGGCGGGCTCACCTGCTGGCCGCCCGGGGTGAATTGGAGGCCGCTGAGAAGGCCGCCGAGGACGCCCTGGCACACCATGACCGGCTGCCGATGCCCTTCGAGCTGGCCCGCTCCCAGCTGGTGCTGGGTGCGCTGCAGCGTCGGCGCCGCCGTAAGCAGGCCGCCGAGGCGACGCTGCGGGAGGCGCTGGACACCTTCGAACGTATCGGCGCGCCGCTGTGGGCGGATCGGACGCGGGCGGAGGTGGCGCGCCTGGCGGGCCCGGTCGGTGCGGGGGCCGGGCTGACCGCCGCCGAGCGGCGCGTCGCCGAGCTGGCGGCGGTCGGATTGTCGAACAAGCAGATCGCCGCCGAGTTGTTCATTGCCGCCAAGACGGTGGAGATGAATCTGTCCAGCGTGTACCGCAAGCTGGGGATCCGTTCCCGCGCCGGATTGTCCGCCGCGCTCAGCCCAGGGTGA
- a CDS encoding cellulase family glycosylhydrolase, producing the protein MTAAVAALLDLVMMAPAVHADVVDELLDQALAPLIYAASNSADWDALATPASWDAFFDSAHWEAAFADLGWPGSGDASAFDATAWFDQNIYTPLHTDIENWIHSATLTPLLDGLNQLSEAVGLGPMIADGADGTAQHVDGYAGGWLFGDGGAGYAGTNAQAAGGTGGAAGLLGNGGIGGAGGAGAAGGAGGAGGVFMGIGGTGGAGGDASGGTGGVGGAGGHAAGLLFGIGGAGGAGGSGADGSHGGDGGDGTGLLGSGGHGGDGGASGVGGPSTGLPALGGAGGNGSALGIHGAAGHFGADPTRDPVGPAALASAGGWITDADGRVVILHGLNEVYKLAPYEPSAIGFGDDDAAFLADNGFNVVRLGVIWAGVEPQPGVFDDAYLASIAQTVQILHNHGITAILDMHQDDYGAKFAGEGAPDWAAQDGGLPNLDFGFLLNGLLNPASNHAWDAFWSNSHAPDQVGLQNHYALMWEHVADYFKGNPGVAGYGVMNEPAAGSQTLASLFSPHFGTQQLTPFYNQVDAAIRAVDPHTPVFFEPAVINGLAFPISLGTVADPNTVFSFHNYLGYVGPLADIPVHNAMVYANAHGIPSFMSEFGSGGSLDTIGATMGAADKNFIGWTEWEYSDRGDITTTGGGHGWLVHDPAVAPTGDNVDAAKLALLAEPYPQLVSGTPTAWSMVDGSLHFSYSTAMANGSGSFAEGSITTISVPALAYPDGYDVVISGGHVVSATNAAQLAVASDAGAATVSVVVSPAAATG; encoded by the coding sequence GTGACCGCGGCTGTTGCGGCACTGCTGGACTTGGTCATGATGGCGCCGGCGGTGCACGCCGATGTTGTCGACGAGCTGCTCGATCAGGCGCTGGCGCCGTTGATCTACGCGGCGAGCAACAGTGCCGACTGGGACGCGTTGGCGACGCCCGCGTCCTGGGACGCCTTCTTCGACTCCGCCCATTGGGAAGCGGCCTTCGCGGACCTGGGCTGGCCCGGTAGTGGCGACGCATCCGCATTTGATGCGACCGCGTGGTTCGACCAGAACATCTACACCCCACTGCACACCGACATCGAGAACTGGATACACAGCGCGACGCTCACCCCGCTGCTGGACGGGCTGAACCAGCTCAGCGAGGCGGTCGGTCTCGGGCCCATGATCGCCGACGGAGCCGACGGCACGGCCCAGCACGTCGACGGTTATGCGGGCGGCTGGCTGTTCGGTGACGGCGGGGCCGGCTATGCCGGCACCAATGCCCAGGCGGCCGGCGGTACGGGAGGAGCGGCGGGACTGCTCGGCAACGGGGGTATCGGCGGTGCCGGCGGCGCGGGAGCAGCCGGCGGTGCCGGTGGAGCGGGCGGCGTGTTCATGGGTATCGGCGGGACTGGCGGCGCCGGTGGTGACGCGTCGGGCGGGACCGGGGGTGTCGGCGGTGCCGGCGGCCACGCGGCCGGGCTGCTGTTCGGGATCGGCGGTGCGGGCGGTGCCGGCGGCAGCGGGGCTGACGGCTCCCATGGCGGTGACGGCGGCGACGGCACCGGGCTGCTGGGCAGCGGCGGACACGGCGGTGACGGTGGCGCTAGCGGAGTTGGCGGGCCTTCCACGGGCTTGCCGGCGTTGGGCGGTGCGGGCGGCAACGGCAGCGCGCTGGGCATCCACGGCGCGGCCGGCCACTTCGGCGCCGATCCCACCCGGGACCCGGTGGGCCCGGCGGCTTTGGCCAGCGCGGGCGGCTGGATAACCGATGCTGACGGGCGGGTCGTCATCCTGCACGGCCTCAACGAGGTGTACAAGCTGGCGCCCTATGAACCCTCGGCGATCGGATTCGGCGACGACGACGCGGCCTTCCTCGCCGACAACGGGTTCAATGTGGTGCGACTGGGGGTCATCTGGGCCGGCGTGGAGCCGCAACCCGGTGTCTTCGACGACGCCTACCTCGCGTCGATCGCCCAGACCGTGCAGATCCTGCACAACCACGGCATCACCGCCATCCTCGACATGCACCAGGACGACTACGGCGCCAAGTTCGCCGGCGAAGGCGCCCCCGACTGGGCGGCACAGGACGGCGGTCTGCCCAACCTCGACTTCGGTTTCCTGCTCAACGGATTGCTCAATCCCGCGAGCAACCACGCCTGGGATGCGTTCTGGTCCAACTCGCACGCACCCGACCAGGTCGGGTTGCAGAACCATTACGCGCTGATGTGGGAGCACGTGGCCGACTACTTCAAGGGCAACCCCGGAGTCGCCGGCTACGGGGTCATGAACGAACCCGCCGCGGGTTCACAGACCCTGGCGAGCCTGTTCAGCCCGCACTTCGGCACCCAGCAACTGACCCCGTTCTACAACCAGGTGGACGCCGCGATCCGGGCCGTCGACCCGCACACCCCGGTCTTCTTCGAGCCCGCGGTCATCAACGGCTTGGCGTTCCCCATCAGCTTGGGCACGGTCGCCGATCCCAACACCGTCTTCTCGTTCCACAACTACCTCGGCTATGTCGGGCCGCTGGCCGATATACCCGTGCACAACGCCATGGTGTACGCGAACGCCCACGGCATCCCGTCGTTCATGAGCGAATTCGGATCCGGCGGCAGCTTGGACACCATCGGCGCGACCATGGGAGCCGCCGACAAGAACTTCATCGGGTGGACCGAGTGGGAGTACAGCGACCGGGGCGACATCACCACCACCGGGGGCGGCCACGGGTGGCTGGTCCACGACCCCGCGGTGGCGCCGACCGGCGACAACGTAGACGCCGCGAAGTTGGCCCTGTTGGCCGAGCCGTACCCGCAGCTGGTTTCGGGCACCCCAACAGCCTGGTCAATGGTCGACGGCTCCCTGCACTTCAGCTATTCCACCGCGATGGCGAACGGGTCGGGCAGCTTTGCCGAGGGCTCCATTACCACCATCTCGGTGCCCGCGCTCGCCTACCCCGACGGCTATGACGTCGTGATCAGCGGCGGGCACGTCGTCTCGGCGACCAACGCCGCTCAACTGGCTGTCGCCTCCGACGCCGGCGCCGCCACGGTCTCGGTGGTGGTGAGCCCCGCCGCGGCGACGGGATAG